In Vicia villosa cultivar HV-30 ecotype Madison, WI unplaced genomic scaffold, Vvil1.0 ctg.000664F_1_1, whole genome shotgun sequence, the DNA window taaaaaataataataaaataaaagactcACGTGAGCCAAATCTAATTAAGCCCAGTTTCCACACAAGTCTTAGCTACAGGGAAaagaaaattagaaagaaaaggaaaagtcATAGTGAAGGGTGAACGAGGAACAAAACCTAAAAAGGAAGACTGCGCATCGGTGTGGTTGCGTTGCTGTGAGGCGCCGGTTGCGTTGTTGTACGTCGTCGGTTGCGTTGCTGTGGTCGTGTTGCTGTGCGTGTTGTTGTGTTTTCGACATCTTCGCTTCTTCTTTTGCGTCTTTTCCGGTAAGTGTTTTGCTGTGACTCTATGTATGTGAGGATATTTTGATATAGTATGAAATTTGTGTGACTCTGTATGTATGTATCCGTAATCGAATATTACACTGAATTCATGATTTATATGTTGGTTTCGGCGGTGCGAGTCGAAGTTTGTTAGCTTTGGCTTTGGTATAGGTTATTGATTGGGCTTGACATTGTTTTTTCTGTCAATAAAGTGTCAATAGGAGAGGTCTGTGTTATTTTTCGAGGACTGTTTTTGATTTCGTTTTAGTGTGTTCCTCTGTATTATTGATTTTTCTCCTCTTCTAACTTTGCTTAGTTAGTTTCTTTAAGAAAATAAGTTATCCAATTGAAAGTGTTCTTACAGGATAAAGTTCTTAAGCAAATCTAATCAATCTTCTTTGTTGAGTAAATCTTCTTATCAATCAGAACATCCAAATTCACTCTCTTCATATATATCTTCTTTGTTGAGTAAATCCGAACCAAAACTTCCTTCAAAGCAAATCTAATCAATCTTCTGAAGGATTTAACATCATGACAAATCAAAAACCAATCCTTACACCTAGATGTTATATAATCACATGTTGAATCTCTTGTTTAATAAGTTCTGTCAAGAAATTTAGCTGAACAACAATCACCCTCAACTTCTAGCTAACAAACTAAGGTCAAATGCTAGAACACAAGCTGGAACGTCTAGTTCCACATGTTGCCTCTGCATAAAATACATCTTGTACATATGTTGGTTTACCTAGTGCAACCAATCAAAAGGAACTACAAGTGTGTCAAAATAATGAAAATTTCTAATGAGCATTACAAATAACATTCATGTGACCGAAACTTGATGAACAAGTTCCCGCACCTTAAATTGGAGGAACAGTGGACGTCTTAACCATTAGTAACAAGTTGGACTCATTACATGTGAGATTGCATCAGGTGAAAAGGTGGAGCATCTAACAAAacttatcaataataataatgcaagtgGAAGAAGCCTTGAGTTCAAAATGAGCTAAAAGCCAAGAGCAAAATAATTAATCCCCCCATCTGTATCCAAAAAAATGAATTATTGGAACATAAGATAATATAATCAAACTAGGATTTAGGCTGACTATCTTAACTGAAGAATTATGGTATAACAGGCACCGTCAGGAAGCACACATACACacgcacacatacacacacactaaCACGACTAATTTGTAAAAAGATTGAGTTGTGCCTAATTTTGGATGTGGTCCCCTTAGATAGATTCTGAGTGTATATGAATTGAGCTGCTAGATTAAGATATGGAGGGAAGTAAAATTTTTCTTTCTAATATTATATGTCGCATCATGTGAGGACAAGTAATGATTCAAGTTGGGGGTGTGATACCTAACATTTATCGAGTTATTGCAAACCTTATcatttgaatttatatttttaattcatttaatttaataGCTTAATTTATTGCAttttgttgtttttaagtatATTTTAAAGAGTACAATAGGTGCTCTCATTTGTTAGTTTTTATGCATTTGTTACTTGTGTAAAGATAACTTCATATGAGTCCTGGAAAGAGAAATCTGGAATAACGCTTTAACGCCAATTTAAAGTGGAGAGCTATATGCAATAAAAGATACAAGTAGTGGACATTCATAGTTTTAGGGCTTACGTGGCAGCAATCTGCAAAATGGAATGCATTTGAATCAAATAACAAAGAGATAAGAACAAGGCGCTAGAGGAAAAAACTCTTCACAATAATACACCCACTATATCGCCCATCTTGTCTACCTACTATAAAGGACTGGTGTAAGACATTTCTGCCTGAATACCTGCGTCACTAGCCTACCACATGACACTTTGTATCCCACATGTTGATCGTACCTGACTCTACAATGGTACAAAAATGAGGAATTAGAGGGAAACTTGTTGATTCCTTTGGTCCATAATTCACGAATATAAAAAATCCCATGATCCAAGACAACACAAAAACCCTAGATCGAAGTGACTATAAAAGGACCTGTTAGAGGAAATGCAAAGAAGTTCATAAATTTGGAGAAAGAAACACTTTGTGAAAATCAGTGAAGAGAGTGAGCTGAACAAGGTGGAGAACTTCATCTTCTCATCATCTCATGTGTATGCTACCAGTATCTGGAGTGACAGAGGTTGTTTGTTGTTGATTGAGGATTACAAGAAGACAAATAAGTTACTCTtatgttttcatttttttcattataTGTTTAAGAATGTTTAGCTTACGATCCAGTATTGATGTATGTACTCATCATGAGGTAAATCCTTTTATATTGAGCAATGTGAAATTAATATGACATAGTTGTTTGTGTTAAATAATGTGTagtgctttactttatcatttgtCAAACTGTCGTAAATCTTCTTCTTTAAATGATCAACTTAGGAAAAGATACAATCTTGTTGTTGTGAGAGATCCAACAGCAAGTGGATTTCATGATAAAAGTGATTAAAAATAATAGGATAGAAATATTCACTAGCTTAACTACTTTAGACATAAAGAGCTACAGTCGTAAAGGACATTCAGAATAAAACTAGACATGCATTAAAGTTAAAAGCGAGGTTTAGATATTTGTCCtcttgatttactgtttatgattTTTATGCTGTAGAGATACACCACAAGATCACTTTCTAACCTCTTTTGGCACGACATAACACATCATGTAGACACAATATACAAGTTATATTAATGGATCATTGCCCAAAATTCTCTCCATTATTAACTTCATTTTATTCTTATTAAACTGTTTTTAGCATTATTTACTCAAAAACTGGACATGTGACAATCATCAACTATTTTTATTCTTGCTTATGCTCATTTATAAAAGAAGGTTTTACAAATCAATCTAAGTTATTTTCCACTCCCTCTGGGTTCGACATCCTTACTATTCTATCACTTACTACTTTAGAATACATGTATACTTGCATATGACATCTCACATTTTCAAGCAACACCTTAAGATACAAAATTTTCATAGTAACTTAGTGGAGCATCCGCATTTCGCATTGCATAGGGCTAATATGGAAATTAGAAAATTCCATATGATTTTAGGAAATAGATTTGGGGATGGACTCCATGAACTCAACACACTTATAGCGTGTGACTCATGATTGATCAACTTCTAAACCTTTGTATTCAAGTCTTAAATGTTCATGAAATCACCGAGGGAAATGACACCAGATTACCATGAATCCTGCATAGAAAATCGTCAATTGTATAATGAACATTGGATTAGAATGGATTATCGTGGTATGGGTTACGCCTTTTGTTCAGATTTAGAAACTTCAACAATTTTTTATCGCTAAATTATTACATGAAATCCATTGTGAGAGTCAGTTAAGCTTCTTTAGTAATAAAACACTCAAGCTTAAGCTTTTTGTTCATAAACCATTCAGAGTACATTTTGTATTTGATTTCAAGGATAAAATGATTGACATTATGCACAAGAGAAGCTAAGTCTTGAGCAGAAGAAGATGACAAACCAGAAATAGAAATAGATTAACCTGGAGGAACTATTTTGATATTGGGTCTAGATGATTCCCTGTAAGCTCTTGTTTTCGTTCTCTTCAGCATAAAAATTTCATGAGACATAAATTAAGAACTTAGACATTTTCCCTTTTGATTCTTATACAAATTCCTTAAACTTCCCATAGTTGGATGATTGAAAGGTGATAAAGGAGGCTGAAGGTGAAATAGGTTTATTATGAGTGAGATGAATGAGTGTTTTGAGAgaaatgaatttgaaattttaaaaatgagaTTAAATGGAGTTAGAAAATATGCAATGATTGTTTTAAGTGAATTGTAATGATAAAATTTAATGGCGAATGTAAAAAGTTACACAATTAATGCTTTGAAATTCAATGGGTTTGATTTAAATCAAGGGGAGATATGATTCAAATCAGAAGGGGAAACGTTTATTTGATTCGAGTCATACTTCAAAGAGATTCAAATCAAAAGGTACATTTTTTAAAAACCTCTTTTTTATTCGATTCAAAGATGAATGAGTCGAATCAAGATACCATACACACATCAAAACTTAACAAAAAAACATTGCCATCCCTAATGTACCTTGGTTCTACCACTCAAACTTAATCCTTAGAGTTGAGTACCACAATAATGATTTCTGGGTTCAATGTTATAGACGACGAAGGTTATCTAAATAATCTCACACACCATAGCTTATATATTACAAGATCAATATTCTAGGAAGTTTTTCACaagtttgaaacaaagaggcgATGTGTTTGTGAAAGGAAACGCACTCATGGGTTTTTCTCAAGATTTGTGAAAATATCGATTTGATCTCACATCAAAGTAAATTATTGTTTTAGGAAAACTGACAAAAAATGATTTATGTAAGTGCTAGAGGTTTGGCACAAAAAGGTGAGGAAACGAACAAAATGATTTGAGTCAAATCATGAAGTTATGGTTTGAATTAAGGTAGGAAAAAGAGGAAAATgtcatttttatttgaatcatGATCCGAGTCATGCAAAAATATGATTCGAATCATGACTGTTTTTGAAAACAATATATTGTCCTAATTCGAGTCAACAGAAGTTGTGATTCAACTCAAGGAGTATTGTGATTCGAGTCAACTTAATTGACAAAAAATCCATATTTCAAATTGATGTTTGATCAAATCAGCCATAtgcttgattcgaatcaagctTTCAAAAAAATACTTGATTTAAGTTTTTTGACTTGTGATTCAAGACACATACGAGATATTGACTTTGACCAACTTGTTCAAGTTTTAAAAACACATTATCATGTATTCACGTATTATTTATTGAATAAGAGGGTGACTCAAGGTATTGTTCTAATCAAATAAATGAATTACATAAATTACACACAAATTGATATAATAACATATCAAATTACAATTATcaaaaattaaacttaattaaactGAACATCAAAATAAAGATAATACCAACTAAGTAATTTCATCCAACCATATAAATAAATGACACATACACATAACTATTATGTGTCATTTAAATATATccctaaaaaaataaatactacttttatttttttttcttacaaACATGGCGTCAATTATAATCATTCCTTTGTTAGTTGTAACTAAGATCTTACCAACCTTTACCTATCAACCACAACCAGTCTAATGTCACCCCTGCAAAAATACCACATAATAGAAACAACACCAACAGATTCCCCAATGCATTTTGTTCTGGACCCTGCAAAAATATAATAGATCAAAATATGAAATTTTAACATGCCTCAACTTGAATAAACACTTGATATACTCTCACCTTGTAACCCTTTGGTGCAGATGTCATAACACAAACAGTGAGGTAACCATTGGATAACCCCAAGAATGATGTCAACATTATCATCCATCCTTGGTCACCATACTTTGCAGTGAAATAAAATGCCGGAACAAGTAAAAAACGACATAGAATAACTATTGTGGTCAACTTTCTTGACTCCAATTTCAGGAATTCTAAGAGTGGAATGTATCTTCCTATTAGATCCCACACATTATACATTGCAACTAACACAAGTGCATACCTACAAAATTGGACCAATAATTATTTTAGTGGTGAATATAAGTACATAATACACATCATCATTATTTTGAATTAGTGTACTTACAGTCATGATCGATAGAAATCTAACAtttattgatttgatttgaaaaaaattataaaagtaaatataaaatTCCCTTAAATACATTTTTGTCCATGTAATGTAAGTCGtggagttttttattttcgtctctATACGTTTTTTTGGTATGAGtccatgtattttatttttttcttgcgGTTTAGTTCTTAAAactaaaattcgcaggaaaatctgTAGTTTTTCTATAAATTTTTCCGCAAATTTtactgcggattttgattttaaggactaaaacaaacgcgaaagtgaaatatatggactcaaacaaaaaaaaacttaccgtgactaaaataaaaaactcactaacttacaaggaccaaaaatgcatttaaacctataaaattttaaaattacgaAATATTTAAAATGCTCTGAGTGTTGAACATACCATGTTCCCAAACTATGTGCTCCAGTATCTTCAAAAAGAAATCCAGGGAAAATAGATAGTGTCAATGCATATATTAAGAACATGTCAAGTAAATAATCAATATTTTCAAATAACAATTGCTTGTTTCCTTTCCTCTCTTGTGTTTTTGTATGATCCTCATCCTAAAAAAATTTAGGAAATTCTTGTCACATAAAATTGAATTATAAATATTGGAAAAATTTGACAGAGAAACTAATTAAAATAGAAGGAAAATATAATACTTCTTTGGATATTGTTTGGATGCCACTTGCTGCAAGATCTTGTAAAACAGTTTTACTTCCTTCCGATACTGCTTTTGTACGGTAGTACTTCACAATTGGTATTTTAGGAAAAACAAATGCGTAGAGAAGGACACACAAAAGTTCAAAGAATGTTGATATTGCAAAGAATAGTACTGCAATGACAATATACAACATGGTGAATAAGGGAAAGGTTATAATTATgtataattcaataaaaaaattaaaatgaaacatcATTAATATAACGATGGAGAAAGAAAAGTTGAACTTACTAGCTCCTTTTCTAAGACCGCCCCTAGAATTGTTAAATGTTGCTTTTGTGATTAACCTTAAACCAGATGTTAATACACCAGATGCTGCCAAACCAGCTAGAAAAGACTGTAACAATAAAATTacattaaacaaaatcatttgtgAAATGCATCTTCAATTATAGAGGAGCGATTATAATAAAATCAAGTGATTAGTCGCAAGTGATTAAGCAATTTCAGTTAGGAATGAATGGTTCaagagaattcaaattcaaattccaaTTGAAAAAATCTTCAATCTAACTATATTTATCTTTCAAACTTATTTTAAATTCCAAAAAGTTAGGGACAAAATAGCTAGTAAGGTTGCATAATAAAATTTTAAGTATAAGATCAATATAGTTGACCTGAATGAATTCGGATTGCATGTAAGACAAATCTCCCACCATTCCACCTTGAACATGAGCATCTGCAATTCCAAATGCACCACTAATTGCACATATACCAATAAATGTTCCAATTCCCCCTTTACCGGATGTTGCTAAATTCAACTACAAAAAATATCATGAAAAATTCATCAAATCAAAATCATCTTTAACTAACTATTAAATGTCAGTCTCGAGAGTTGATTCTAGgtgatttttagattgaagtttatTATTCAACTCATTTTTAGGCTATACGTTTGGTTCTCTTGAATTAGTCGGTCGCAAAACCGGAtactaaaatttcaaaaaataaatattttaaaacagaAGATACAAATTCTAGCTTCTAAGTAAAATCAATTCAAAAGACAAAATCACTTTTAC includes these proteins:
- the LOC131630259 gene encoding equilibrative nucleotide transporter 3-like; translated protein: MVDTEPPSRLKGKYVAIVVCWLLGNGCLFSWNSMLTIEDYYMELFPKYHPSRVFTLVYQPFAVGTLFILSYNEAKVNTRLRNLFGYSLFFISTLLVLILNLATSGKGGIGTFIGICAISGAFGIADAHVQGGMVGDLSYMQSEFIQSFLAGLAASGVLTSGLRLITKATFNNSRGGLRKGAILFFAISTFFELLCVLLYAFVFPKIPIVKYYRTKAVSEGSKTVLQDLAASGIQTISKEDEDHTKTQERKGNKQLLFENIDYLLDMFLIYALTLSIFPGFLFEDTGAHSLGTWYALVLVAMYNVWDLIGRYIPLLEFLKLESRKLTTIVILCRFLLVPAFYFTAKYGDQGWMIMLTSFLGLSNGYLTVCVMTSAPKGYKGPEQNALGNLLVLFLLCGIFAGVTLDWLWLIGKGW